The Narcine bancroftii isolate sNarBan1 chromosome 6, sNarBan1.hap1, whole genome shotgun sequence genome window below encodes:
- the LOC138735883 gene encoding 14-3-3 protein beta/alpha-B-like isoform X3, producing MDKTELIEKAKLTEQTERYGDMAETTKAIVEMGEDLSNEERNLLSVTYKNVVGTRRSSWRVISSTEQKDNDKEGKLQLIKGYREKIEKELRDICEVVLKLLDDYLIKDKISFESKVFYLKMKGDYFRYLSEVASEDKKATVENSQKAYKNALEISKANMQPAHPIRLGLALNFSLFYYEILNSSKEACQLEKDAYDKASDQLDALNDDSYKDSTLIMQLLRENLTLWNSDNQGEVEQAEGEN from the exons ATGGATAAAACCGAGCTGATAGAGAAAGCAAAGCTCACCGAGCAGACGGAGCGCTATGGCGACATGGCAGAAACGACGAAAGCTATCGTAGAGATGGGTGAAGATCTCTCAAATGAGGAACGGAACCTGCTCTCTGTCACTTACAAGAATGTGGTCGGGACCCGCAGATCATCCTGGCGAGTCATCTCCAGCACTGAACAGAAAGACAATGATAAAGAAGGGAAGTTGCAGTTGATAAAGGGTTATCGAGAGAAGATTGAGAAGGAGCTTCGTGATATCTGTGAAGTAGTTCTG AAACTCCTGGATGACTATCTTATTAAGGATAAAATTTCTTTTGAGAGCAAAGTGTTCTATCTGAAGATGAAAGGAGATTACTTCAGATACCTGTCTGAAGTTGCAAGCGAGGATAAGAAGG CTACGGTGGAGAATTCACAGAAGGCCTACAAGAATGCATTGGAAATCAGTAAAGCTAACATGCAGCCAGCACATCCCATCCGACTTGGCCTGGCCCTCAACTTCTCACTGTTCTACTATGAGATCCTGAACTCCTCTAAGGAGGCGTGCCAGCTGGAAAAAGAT GCATATGATAAAGCAAGTGACCAGCTGGACGCTTTGAACGATGATTCGTACAAAGACAGCACCTTGATTATGCAGTTACTTCGAGAAAATTTAACT TTGTGGAACTCAGACAACCAGGGAGAAGTGGAACAGGCCGAGGGGGAGAACTGA
- the LOC138735883 gene encoding 14-3-3 protein beta/alpha-B-like isoform X1, protein MDKTELIEKAKLTEQTERYGDMAETTKAIVEMGEDLSNEERNLLSVTYKNVVGTRRSSWRVISSTEQKDNDKEGKLQLIKGYREKIEKELRDICEVVLKLLDDYLIKDKISFESKVFYLKMKGDYFRYLSEVASEDKKATVENSQKAYKNALEISKANMQPAHPIRLGLALNFSLFYYEILNSSKEACQLEKDAYDKASDQLDALNDDSYKDSTLIMQLLRENLTVRTTIKFIFLICCAYFKL, encoded by the exons ATGGATAAAACCGAGCTGATAGAGAAAGCAAAGCTCACCGAGCAGACGGAGCGCTATGGCGACATGGCAGAAACGACGAAAGCTATCGTAGAGATGGGTGAAGATCTCTCAAATGAGGAACGGAACCTGCTCTCTGTCACTTACAAGAATGTGGTCGGGACCCGCAGATCATCCTGGCGAGTCATCTCCAGCACTGAACAGAAAGACAATGATAAAGAAGGGAAGTTGCAGTTGATAAAGGGTTATCGAGAGAAGATTGAGAAGGAGCTTCGTGATATCTGTGAAGTAGTTCTG AAACTCCTGGATGACTATCTTATTAAGGATAAAATTTCTTTTGAGAGCAAAGTGTTCTATCTGAAGATGAAAGGAGATTACTTCAGATACCTGTCTGAAGTTGCAAGCGAGGATAAGAAGG CTACGGTGGAGAATTCACAGAAGGCCTACAAGAATGCATTGGAAATCAGTAAAGCTAACATGCAGCCAGCACATCCCATCCGACTTGGCCTGGCCCTCAACTTCTCACTGTTCTACTATGAGATCCTGAACTCCTCTAAGGAGGCGTGCCAGCTGGAAAAAGAT GCATATGATAAAGCAAGTGACCAGCTGGACGCTTTGAACGATGATTCGTACAAAGACAGCACCTTGATTATGCAGTTACTTCGAGAAAATTTAACTGTACGTACCACAATTAAATTCATTTTCCTCATTTGTTGTGCATATTTTAAACTCTGA
- the LOC138735883 gene encoding 14-3-3 protein beta/alpha-like isoform X2 yields the protein MDKTELIEKAKLTEQTERYGDMAETTKAIVEMGEDLSNEERNLLSVTYKNVVGTRRSSWRVISSTEQKDNDKEGKLQLIKGYREKIEKELRDICEVVLKLLDDYLIKDKISFESKVFYLKMKGDYFRYLSEVASEDKKATVENSQKAYKNALEISKANMQPAHPIRLGLALNFSLFYYEILNSSKEACQLEKDVSDNARVVLEE from the exons ATGGATAAAACCGAGCTGATAGAGAAAGCAAAGCTCACCGAGCAGACGGAGCGCTATGGCGACATGGCAGAAACGACGAAAGCTATCGTAGAGATGGGTGAAGATCTCTCAAATGAGGAACGGAACCTGCTCTCTGTCACTTACAAGAATGTGGTCGGGACCCGCAGATCATCCTGGCGAGTCATCTCCAGCACTGAACAGAAAGACAATGATAAAGAAGGGAAGTTGCAGTTGATAAAGGGTTATCGAGAGAAGATTGAGAAGGAGCTTCGTGATATCTGTGAAGTAGTTCTG AAACTCCTGGATGACTATCTTATTAAGGATAAAATTTCTTTTGAGAGCAAAGTGTTCTATCTGAAGATGAAAGGAGATTACTTCAGATACCTGTCTGAAGTTGCAAGCGAGGATAAGAAGG CTACGGTGGAGAATTCACAGAAGGCCTACAAGAATGCATTGGAAATCAGTAAAGCTAACATGCAGCCAGCACATCCCATCCGACTTGGCCTGGCCCTCAACTTCTCACTGTTCTACTATGAGATCCTGAACTCCTCTAAGGAGGCGTGCCAGCTGGAAAAAGATGTGAGTGACAATGCGAGAGTGGTATTGGAAGAATGA